In the genome of Drosophila subpulchrella strain 33 F10 #4 breed RU33 chromosome 2L, RU_Dsub_v1.1 Primary Assembly, whole genome shotgun sequence, one region contains:
- the LOC119548450 gene encoding defense protein l(2)34Fc — protein MFRLLVIAACLAISVNAYSEGAPKAACRDLTPQHGAKLQTDKPPYSITGPPHVRGDQKLTLTLGGEEFLGFMIQARDGQNRVVGHFQVVDPKHSQTLECSAKDDTLTHLKATKGSPLTSISFDWIPPAGYKGNVKFMATVVQTGFVYWVGRVTKDVDVE, from the coding sequence ATGTTCCGCCTCCTGGTAATTGCGGCCTGCCTGGCCATCAGTGTGAACGCTTACTCCGAGGGTGCTCCCAAGGCCGCCTGCCGCGACCTGACCCCCCAGCACGGCGCCAAGTTGCAGACGGACAAGCCGCCGTACAGCATCACCGGTCCGCCCCATGTGCGCGGCGACCAGAAGCTCACCCTGACCCTGGGCGGCGAGGAGTTCCTGGGCTTCATGATCCAGGCTCGTGACGGCCAGAACCGCGTCGTTGGCCACTTCCAGGTGGTGGACCCCAAGCACTCACAGACCTTGGAGTGCTCCGCCAAGGACGACACCCTCACCCACCTGAAGGCCACCAAGGGCAGCCCGTTGACCAGCATCTCCTTCGATTGGATCCCCCCAGCTGGCTACAAGGGCAATGTGAAGTTCATGGCCACCGTGGTCCAGACCGGATTCGTTTACTGGGTGGGTCGCGTCACCAAGGATGTCGATGTGGAGTAG